From one Leptospira stimsonii genomic stretch:
- a CDS encoding lipocalin-like domain-containing protein — protein MNKRNQYNFFLLSIRSRIGIFLLFFFFYPLLADERPFVFPKDHSFHSRYKVEWCYFVGVLKSVEGKEYGYELSFFKGTFGKNKEVFPVHFAISDFENRNHKIAQTIERKLGGMAGYDSEKIFSGNYSMKILGKTEFHLLARDPENSSLSLDLKLTAKPSDILLHGDKGKSIKSRKNPNFYSYYYSVPGLFTKGELRIGEKKIQIVSGDSWMDHEWSSPFDSSENAELSNQSNSWDWICIQLEDGTKIMAFNFRESPNSRSESFASVRLSSGKKTGLEREGEVLFSHDSSKWKSKTTQKEYPLRWNLITASSEKEAILDLKIEPVFEDQEFDSRPTTGFSYWEGAVRISGTREGKKVKGTGYLELKGNQN, from the coding sequence ATGAATAAAAGGAATCAATACAACTTCTTCTTACTCTCGATCAGAAGTCGAATCGGAATCTTTCTTTTATTCTTCTTTTTTTATCCACTTCTTGCCGACGAGCGACCCTTTGTTTTTCCGAAAGATCATTCGTTTCACTCCCGATACAAAGTGGAATGGTGTTATTTCGTAGGCGTATTAAAATCTGTCGAAGGAAAAGAATACGGATACGAACTCAGTTTTTTCAAAGGAACATTCGGGAAGAATAAGGAAGTCTTTCCCGTTCATTTCGCCATCTCCGATTTCGAAAATCGAAACCACAAGATCGCCCAGACCATAGAACGCAAGTTAGGTGGAATGGCCGGTTATGACTCTGAAAAAATCTTTAGCGGAAATTATTCGATGAAAATTCTTGGGAAAACGGAATTCCATCTTTTGGCGCGGGATCCTGAAAATTCTTCCCTTTCCTTAGATCTAAAATTGACCGCGAAACCATCGGACATTCTTCTGCACGGTGATAAGGGGAAATCGATCAAGAGCAGAAAGAATCCGAATTTCTATTCTTATTATTATAGTGTCCCCGGACTTTTTACAAAAGGAGAACTTAGGATCGGAGAAAAAAAAATCCAAATCGTAAGCGGGGATTCTTGGATGGATCACGAATGGAGTAGCCCTTTCGATTCTTCTGAGAACGCTGAACTTTCGAATCAGTCCAATTCCTGGGATTGGATTTGCATTCAACTGGAAGACGGAACGAAGATTATGGCGTTCAATTTTAGAGAATCTCCAAATTCAAGATCGGAATCCTTTGCCAGCGTTAGATTGAGTTCTGGAAAAAAAACCGGCTTGGAGCGCGAAGGAGAGGTTTTATTTTCTCACGATTCTTCAAAATGGAAAAGTAAAACGACTCAAAAGGAATATCCTCTTCGTTGGAATCTAATCACGGCTTCCTCGGAAAAAGAAGCGATTCTGGATTTAAAAATCGAGCCCGTTTTTGAAGATCAAGAATTCGATTCTAGACCGACGACCGGATTCAGTTATTGGGAAGGAGCCGTTCGGATTTCAGGAACTCGAGAAGGAAAAAAAGTCAAAGGGACCGGTTATCTAGAACTGAAGGGAAATCAGAATTAG
- a CDS encoding CPBP family intramembrane glutamic endopeptidase has product MEIVSVLKGFFRKNSKIYKLLFGFYGSLFLILFFNEEYGYPILTSKHFPTKSIATVGIYGIIIFLFYLNLSQKRKLLLRKKGSAGFLVVFWICLICLELLDLPYDKILIYFPRESMFWSWKVLKQTVQLFPLLLIPLIYDFYRNKFDPIPFEKKKNVSYFPILIIGIVLSAIGSLIPGFKEFYPRAPLSNEQFFYHATWITTLIFETVYLATFYFTEFFFRKFLIRYLSSAGRYHAVGMSALVYGLVHFQKPNGEILSSFIGGLLMGALSIRTHSIRGGLYAHIALAAGMEFFTGIYLWEKLI; this is encoded by the coding sequence ATGGAAATCGTTTCGGTCTTAAAAGGCTTTTTTCGGAAGAATTCAAAGATCTACAAACTACTTTTTGGATTTTATGGTTCGCTCTTTCTGATCCTCTTTTTCAACGAGGAATACGGATATCCCATTCTTACTTCGAAACATTTTCCAACAAAGTCGATCGCCACGGTAGGAATTTATGGAATTATAATATTTTTATTTTATTTGAATCTTTCACAAAAAAGAAAACTTCTTCTGCGAAAGAAAGGCTCCGCTGGGTTTCTGGTCGTATTCTGGATTTGCCTGATCTGCCTTGAACTTTTAGATCTACCATATGATAAAATTCTCATATACTTTCCTAGGGAATCCATGTTTTGGTCTTGGAAGGTTCTCAAACAAACGGTCCAATTATTTCCTCTCCTCTTGATTCCTTTAATCTATGATTTCTACAGAAATAAATTCGATCCGATCCCATTTGAAAAAAAGAAAAACGTTTCCTACTTTCCGATTTTGATCATCGGAATCGTTCTCTCCGCAATCGGATCTTTGATTCCCGGATTTAAGGAATTTTATCCGAGGGCGCCCTTGAGCAACGAACAATTCTTCTATCATGCTACTTGGATCACAACTCTGATCTTTGAGACCGTATATCTCGCGACTTTCTACTTTACAGAATTCTTTTTCAGAAAATTTCTCATCCGTTATCTTTCATCAGCGGGAAGATATCACGCGGTGGGAATGAGTGCGCTTGTTTACGGACTGGTGCACTTTCAAAAACCGAACGGTGAAATCCTGAGTTCGTTTATCGGAGGTTTGTTGATGGGAGCTTTGAGCATTCGAACGCATTCGATTCGAGGGGGACTTTACGCGCATATCGCACTCGCGGCCGGAATGGAATTTTTTACAGGAATCTATCTTTGGGAAAAACTGATATAA
- a CDS encoding phosphoadenylyl-sulfate reductase, whose protein sequence is MSPQELEQKLASLSLEDSLEWISKEFGESAAFSTSLGIEDQVITHVIFSRNLKIRVFTLDTGRLFNETYDLHKLTNASYGKKIETFFPDTIAVQNLINTKGPDSFYDSIDNRKECCYIRKVEPLNRALKDTKLWITGIRSEQSDSRGSLTKVELDSSRNILKYHPILDWTLERTQDFIATYRIPVNVLHSKGFPSIGCAPCTRAVAPGDDIRSGRWWWEEDNQECGLHVVDGKLVRQKSGPKRAI, encoded by the coding sequence ATGTCACCGCAAGAATTAGAACAAAAACTTGCATCTCTTAGCCTGGAAGACTCCTTAGAATGGATTAGTAAGGAGTTCGGAGAGTCTGCGGCCTTCTCTACGAGCTTAGGCATTGAGGACCAGGTTATTACCCACGTAATCTTCTCTAGAAATTTAAAAATCCGAGTCTTTACTTTGGATACGGGGCGTCTCTTTAACGAGACCTATGATCTCCATAAACTTACGAATGCGAGTTACGGAAAAAAGATCGAAACTTTTTTTCCGGATACGATCGCGGTACAAAATCTGATCAACACAAAAGGTCCCGATAGCTTTTATGATTCCATCGATAACAGAAAAGAATGTTGTTACATTCGTAAAGTGGAGCCTCTCAATCGGGCTCTGAAAGATACCAAACTTTGGATCACCGGAATTCGTTCCGAACAATCGGATTCCAGAGGATCTCTCACAAAAGTGGAACTGGATTCTTCCCGTAATATTCTAAAATACCATCCGATCCTTGATTGGACTCTGGAAAGAACCCAGGACTTTATTGCGACATATCGAATCCCAGTGAACGTCCTTCACAGTAAAGGATTTCCTTCGATCGGTTGTGCGCCTTGTACTCGTGCGGTTGCGCCCGGAGACGACATTCGTTCCGGAAGATGGTGGTGGGAAGAAGACAATCAAGAATGTGGACTCCACGTTGTGGACGGAAAATTAGTCCGTCAGAAGTCCGGTCCGAAAAGAGCAATATGA
- the cysD gene encoding sulfate adenylyltransferase subunit CysD translates to MNKSRLTHLEQLEAESIYILRETASQFERPALLFSGGKDSITLVHLALKAFRPGKFPFPLVHIDTGHNFQEALDFRDELANKIGEKLIVRYVQDSIDQGKAVEEKGKFPSRNGIQTVTLLDTIAEFKFDACIGGARRDEEKARAKERVFSVRDEFGQWDPKLQRPELWNIYNGKISPGENVRVFPISNWTELDVWEYIRKENIALPSLYFSHTRQIIYRENLLFPVSKFITIDANDRVEDKIVRFRTVGDMTCTAAVDSQADNIDDIILEIQATRTTERGSRLDDKRSEAAMEDRKRGGYF, encoded by the coding sequence ATGAATAAATCCAGACTTACACATCTCGAACAACTTGAAGCGGAATCGATTTACATTCTTCGTGAAACCGCTTCCCAATTTGAAAGACCCGCTCTTCTTTTCTCCGGCGGAAAAGATTCCATCACGTTAGTTCACCTTGCCCTCAAGGCGTTTCGTCCCGGGAAATTTCCCTTTCCTCTGGTGCATATCGACACAGGTCATAACTTTCAAGAAGCCCTCGATTTCAGAGACGAACTCGCAAACAAAATCGGTGAGAAGCTGATCGTTCGTTACGTTCAAGATTCCATCGATCAAGGAAAAGCTGTAGAAGAAAAAGGTAAATTCCCGAGTAGAAACGGAATCCAAACCGTGACCCTTCTCGATACGATTGCGGAATTCAAATTCGACGCTTGTATCGGAGGCGCTCGTAGGGACGAAGAAAAAGCAAGGGCCAAAGAAAGAGTTTTTTCAGTTCGCGACGAGTTCGGTCAGTGGGATCCGAAACTGCAAAGACCCGAACTCTGGAATATCTACAACGGTAAGATCAGTCCCGGTGAAAATGTTCGCGTATTTCCGATTTCCAATTGGACCGAGTTGGACGTTTGGGAATACATTCGTAAGGAAAACATCGCTCTTCCTTCTTTATATTTTTCTCATACTCGTCAGATCATCTATCGCGAGAATCTTCTCTTTCCTGTTTCTAAGTTTATCACGATCGACGCGAATGATCGTGTGGAAGATAAGATCGTTCGTTTTCGCACCGTAGGCGACATGACCTGCACTGCGGCGGTCGATTCTCAAGCGGATAACATCGACGATATCATCCTCGAAATTCAGGCGACTCGGACCACGGAACGCGGTTCCAGATTGGACGATAAACGTTCCGAAGCCGCTATGGAAGATAGAAAAAGAGGAGGATACTTCTGA
- a CDS encoding sulfate adenylyltransferase subunit 1, with protein MDLLRFITAGSVDDGKSTLIGRLLYDSKSIFEDQLEAIEKTGRGNNGQINLALLTDGLKAEREQGITIDVAYKYFSTPKRKFIIADAPGHVQYTRNMVTGASNSNLAIILIDARKGVIEQTYRHSYIASMLRIPHLVVCINKMDLVEFSQSRYEEIKAEYLNFAARLDIKDIEFIPISALNGDNVVDKSENLSWYEGRTLLSHLEEVYIESDENFEDARFPVQYVIRPLSDEHHDYRGYAGQVRSGIFKKGDAITVLPSGFTSTIEAIDTYAGEVEEAFPPMSVTIRLKDEIDISRGDMIVKSDNLPIVSQDIEANICWMDSKSLLAGNKYLLRQTTNAVKAIVKEIEFKVAPDTHEKQDAGKGLTLNEIGKIKIRTAKPMSFDEYRINRTTGSFILVDEGTNSTVGAGMITGVGA; from the coding sequence ATGGATTTATTACGTTTTATTACCGCGGGAAGCGTGGACGACGGGAAGTCCACTTTGATCGGAAGACTTCTCTATGATAGTAAGTCCATCTTTGAGGATCAACTCGAAGCGATCGAAAAAACCGGCAGAGGAAACAATGGCCAGATCAACTTGGCTCTTCTTACGGACGGACTCAAGGCCGAAAGAGAACAAGGAATCACGATCGACGTCGCTTATAAATATTTTTCCACTCCGAAAAGGAAGTTCATCATCGCCGACGCTCCGGGCCACGTTCAATATACGAGAAACATGGTGACGGGAGCTTCCAATTCCAATCTTGCGATTATCTTGATCGACGCGAGAAAGGGCGTGATCGAGCAGACGTATCGACATTCTTATATCGCTTCTATGTTGAGAATTCCTCACCTCGTCGTTTGTATCAACAAAATGGACCTCGTGGAATTTTCCCAATCCAGATACGAAGAGATCAAAGCAGAATACCTCAACTTTGCCGCTCGCTTGGATATTAAGGATATTGAATTTATTCCGATCAGCGCTCTCAACGGAGACAACGTCGTAGATAAATCCGAAAATCTTTCCTGGTATGAAGGTAGAACTCTCCTTTCCCATTTGGAAGAAGTTTATATCGAAAGTGATGAGAATTTCGAAGACGCGCGTTTTCCGGTTCAATACGTTATTCGTCCTCTTTCGGACGAACACCATGACTACCGCGGTTATGCCGGTCAGGTTCGCAGTGGAATTTTTAAGAAGGGTGATGCTATCACCGTTTTACCAAGCGGTTTTACGAGCACGATCGAAGCGATTGATACTTATGCAGGAGAAGTCGAAGAGGCCTTTCCTCCTATGTCCGTCACGATTCGTCTCAAAGACGAGATCGATATTTCTCGTGGAGATATGATCGTAAAATCGGACAATCTTCCGATCGTTTCTCAGGACATCGAAGCCAATATCTGTTGGATGGATTCTAAATCTCTTTTGGCGGGGAATAAATACCTTCTTCGTCAAACAACAAACGCAGTAAAGGCGATCGTGAAAGAGATCGAATTCAAAGTCGCTCCTGATACTCACGAAAAACAAGACGCAGGAAAAGGTCTCACGTTGAACGAAATCGGAAAAATCAAAATCAGAACCGCAAAGCCGATGAGTTTCGACGAATATAGAATCAATCGTACCACCGGAAGTTTTATCCTCGTAGACGAGGGAACCAATTCTACCGTCGGCGCCGGTATGATTACCGGAGTTGGAGCCTAG
- the cobA gene encoding uroporphyrinogen-III C-methyltransferase produces the protein MLVSDSKSNPIKPGKVFLVGGGPGNPQDLTLRAYRILTKSEVILYDALLDPSFLEIFPKDAIVHYVGKRSGAHSATQEEINQLLLSYALSGKDVVRLKGGDPFVFGRGGEELITLINHNIEYEIIPGVSSLNAGSSFAGFPLTHRGLSRQVLIMDGHTVLNEETDWEWFAKFQGTIALFMGTTSLPKIARLLLDHGSSEELPVALVENASLANCKIQTCSLKEASNSYLEKRTKGPGIVYIGKVVQFLQKDKSTAFFSQISEGKNES, from the coding sequence ATGTTGGTCTCCGATTCTAAATCCAATCCGATAAAACCGGGAAAGGTTTTTCTCGTTGGCGGCGGTCCGGGAAATCCGCAAGACTTGACTCTGCGCGCGTATCGGATTCTTACAAAATCGGAAGTCATTTTGTATGATGCGCTTTTGGATCCTTCTTTTTTGGAAATTTTTCCTAAGGACGCGATCGTTCACTACGTCGGCAAACGTTCCGGTGCTCATTCAGCTACTCAAGAAGAAATAAACCAGCTCCTTCTTTCCTACGCTCTTTCCGGGAAAGACGTGGTTCGTCTCAAAGGCGGAGATCCTTTCGTTTTCGGGCGAGGCGGAGAAGAATTAATCACATTAATCAATCATAATATAGAATATGAAATCATTCCCGGCGTGAGTTCTCTCAACGCGGGGTCGTCTTTCGCAGGCTTTCCCTTAACGCACAGAGGACTTTCTCGTCAGGTTTTGATTATGGACGGACATACCGTTCTCAATGAAGAAACGGATTGGGAATGGTTTGCGAAGTTCCAAGGAACGATCGCTCTTTTTATGGGAACAACTTCGCTTCCTAAAATAGCAAGACTGCTTCTGGATCATGGAAGCTCGGAAGAACTTCCGGTGGCTCTTGTCGAAAATGCATCGCTCGCAAATTGCAAAATTCAAACCTGTTCTCTCAAAGAAGCCTCAAATTCTTATCTTGAAAAAAGAACCAAAGGACCCGGTATCGTCTATATCGGAAAGGTGGTTCAGTTTTTACAGAAAGACAAATCGACCGCATTCTTCTCACAAATTTCGGAGGGAAAGAATGAGTCGTAA
- a CDS encoding precorrin-2 dehydrogenase/sirohydrochlorin ferrochelatase family protein, which yields MSRKYPAFLNLENKNILLIGGGKVALEKLPHLIDCGAKITVITLEACREVLAILDKHPEIKVEYRSVDFSDLQGRALVFSATNDSELNRRLCEYAHSWKIWINCADDPSNCDFYSAAVLDRGPLRIAISTEGNFAGLSGVVKSALEELIPTDHEEDFQELIDFRKELKSILPDPERRKRILKNLLQTLKEEYFSASANQK from the coding sequence ATGAGTCGTAAATATCCTGCATTTCTTAATTTAGAAAATAAGAATATTCTTTTGATCGGTGGTGGAAAAGTCGCCCTTGAGAAACTTCCTCATCTGATTGATTGCGGGGCGAAAATTACCGTGATCACTCTGGAAGCATGTAGAGAAGTTCTCGCCATCTTAGATAAACATCCGGAAATCAAAGTGGAATATCGATCCGTCGATTTTTCGGACCTTCAAGGCCGTGCGTTAGTATTTTCCGCGACGAACGATTCCGAATTGAACCGCAGGCTTTGTGAATATGCGCATTCTTGGAAGATTTGGATCAATTGTGCGGACGATCCTTCCAACTGCGATTTTTATTCGGCGGCTGTCTTGGATCGCGGACCGCTGAGAATCGCGATTTCAACGGAAGGAAACTTCGCCGGTTTATCCGGAGTGGTCAAGTCCGCATTGGAGGAGCTCATTCCAACCGATCACGAAGAAGATTTTCAAGAATTGATCGATTTTAGAAAAGAACTCAAATCGATTTTACCCGATCCGGAACGTAGAAAAAGAATTCTAAAGAATCTTTTACAAACTCTCAAAGAAGAATATTTCAGCGCATCAGCAAACCAAAAATAA
- a CDS encoding NADPH-dependent assimilatory sulfite reductase hemoprotein subunit has translation MSETKELSPVEEIKLNSNNLRGKIAEGIDQNIDSYEEDEKQLLKFHGLYQQKDRDRKKDENGNDVEAPTTFMIRGRIPGGRLTSEQYLVWDALGDKFGGGAIRLTTRQSVQLHTLRIFHLRDVMQEINKINLSSMGACGDVVRNVTQAVNPHGKKSLQLLDGVAQLLSDHFKFKTNAYAEVWLGDKQINKDEEDPIYGKTYLPRKFKIAVTLAGNNTVDIYANDMGFAATLNSDGSKIDGYFVFAGGGFGMTHNKPETFARAASLLGWIPEGALVAVAEAIVTAHRDFGDRTNRKHARLKYVLADKGVEWFRGEVESRSKTKFDLNKALPSWETPSYLGWTEREDGTLSLGFHTLAGRIKDFPGKPLKSALKEIIGTYKLGVQITADQDLILIGVQKADQTKIEKRLEELNVSPKSPHPLFDRALACPALPTCSLALTESERTFPELLNGIQKVLEKHGLSDRAPVVRMTGCPNGCARPYSAEVGIVGQQAGGKYSLFFGADSEGTKVGEYVAKKVAFTDIPAQLEKAFILWKEEGAPGEKFGDFVNRFPLERFREALGSM, from the coding sequence ATGTCAGAAACAAAAGAACTATCGCCGGTTGAAGAAATTAAACTGAACTCAAATAATCTCAGAGGAAAAATCGCCGAGGGAATCGACCAAAACATCGATTCTTACGAAGAGGATGAAAAACAGCTCCTGAAATTTCACGGCCTTTATCAGCAAAAGGATAGAGATCGAAAGAAGGACGAGAATGGAAACGACGTAGAAGCGCCGACTACATTCATGATTCGCGGACGAATTCCCGGTGGAAGACTGACTTCGGAACAATATTTGGTCTGGGACGCTCTTGGAGATAAATTCGGCGGTGGTGCGATTCGTTTAACAACGAGACAATCGGTTCAGCTTCATACCTTGAGAATCTTTCATCTTCGCGATGTGATGCAGGAAATCAATAAGATCAATCTTTCCAGCATGGGAGCATGCGGGGATGTTGTCAGAAACGTAACCCAAGCCGTGAATCCTCACGGCAAAAAGAGCCTTCAACTTTTGGACGGAGTAGCTCAACTCCTGTCCGACCATTTTAAATTTAAGACAAACGCTTACGCAGAAGTCTGGTTAGGTGATAAACAAATCAATAAAGACGAAGAAGATCCGATCTATGGAAAAACCTATCTTCCTAGAAAATTCAAAATTGCGGTCACTCTCGCCGGAAACAACACCGTAGATATCTATGCAAACGACATGGGTTTTGCCGCTACCCTGAATTCTGACGGAAGTAAGATCGACGGCTATTTTGTTTTTGCAGGCGGCGGTTTCGGAATGACTCATAACAAGCCGGAAACGTTTGCACGGGCCGCGAGTCTTTTAGGATGGATTCCCGAAGGCGCGTTAGTCGCCGTTGCGGAAGCGATCGTCACCGCTCACAGGGATTTTGGAGATCGCACCAATCGAAAACACGCGCGTTTGAAATACGTTCTTGCTGATAAAGGCGTAGAATGGTTTAGAGGAGAAGTAGAATCCCGTTCGAAGACGAAGTTTGATCTGAACAAAGCGCTTCCATCCTGGGAAACTCCTTCGTATTTGGGTTGGACGGAAAGAGAGGACGGAACACTTTCTCTCGGGTTTCATACGCTTGCAGGAAGAATCAAGGATTTTCCGGGAAAACCTCTTAAATCCGCTCTGAAAGAAATTATCGGAACTTACAAACTCGGTGTTCAGATCACTGCGGATCAAGATTTGATTTTGATCGGAGTTCAAAAAGCGGATCAAACAAAGATCGAAAAGAGATTAGAAGAATTGAATGTGAGTCCGAAAAGTCCGCACCCACTTTTTGATCGCGCCCTTGCTTGTCCCGCACTTCCAACTTGCAGTTTGGCTCTTACGGAATCCGAAAGAACTTTCCCGGAGTTACTAAACGGAATTCAGAAAGTATTAGAAAAGCACGGGCTCAGCGATCGTGCGCCGGTTGTAAGAATGACTGGATGTCCGAACGGATGTGCAAGACCGTATTCCGCGGAAGTAGGAATCGTGGGTCAGCAAGCCGGTGGAAAGTATTCCTTATTTTTCGGAGCCGATTCGGAAGGAACGAAAGTGGGAGAATACGTAGCGAAGAAAGTCGCTTTCACGGATATCCCGGCCCAACTCGAAAAAGCATTTATTCTCTGGAAAGAGGAAGGAGCTCCGGGTGAAAAATTCGGTGATTTCGTAAACCGTTTTCCTCTCGAAAGATTTAGAGAAGCATTAGGATCAATGTAA
- a CDS encoding SMP-30/gluconolactonase/LRE family protein, with the protein MLKKITLFIFVFILTSLTFLGILFLRSGKVVTESYLPDSPFDTEKNNHLLEAEWIHKDVLEQPYGIAIDTSGFIYTGTKDKKIIRIRTNEKVEVFATLEGRPLGMSFDSQGSLLVCVEEVGIVSIRKDGSQKILISKLPDGNPLRFPHAIDIAKDGRIYFTVSSKTYSYQESFLEELSALPNGMILTADKNLTSLEILNEELYYPTGIALSTNENFLLVTEPFRHRVSSVPLFGSKRGIEKFFLTNIPGIPGLISNESGSFWIGVPFYRNEFLDKTQEYPEIKNLLGGLPYFLFARNSPRGFVIAMNDFGDITANYQDFSGTSISGITSVVNHAGNVYLVSSTQGKIAKMKPVVEEIRFF; encoded by the coding sequence ATGCTTAAAAAAATCACACTTTTTATATTCGTCTTTATACTAACCTCGCTGACATTCTTAGGCATCTTATTTTTACGCTCCGGTAAGGTTGTAACGGAAAGTTATCTTCCGGATTCTCCTTTTGATACGGAGAAGAACAATCATCTGTTGGAAGCCGAGTGGATCCATAAGGACGTATTAGAACAACCTTATGGAATCGCAATCGACACATCGGGATTTATCTACACCGGCACAAAAGACAAAAAAATAATCCGAATTCGCACAAACGAAAAGGTGGAAGTTTTTGCGACGCTTGAGGGTCGTCCTTTGGGAATGAGTTTTGATAGCCAAGGAAGTCTTTTAGTCTGCGTGGAAGAAGTTGGAATCGTATCGATACGAAAAGACGGATCTCAAAAAATTCTCATATCGAAATTGCCGGATGGAAATCCTCTACGTTTTCCTCATGCGATCGACATTGCGAAAGATGGTAGAATCTACTTCACAGTTTCCAGCAAGACGTATTCTTATCAGGAATCCTTTTTAGAGGAATTGTCCGCTCTTCCGAACGGGATGATTCTTACTGCGGATAAAAACTTGACTTCATTAGAAATATTGAATGAAGAATTGTATTACCCGACCGGAATCGCCTTGTCTACGAACGAAAATTTTCTCTTAGTCACGGAACCGTTTCGTCACAGAGTTTCATCCGTTCCACTCTTCGGTTCGAAAAGAGGAATCGAAAAATTCTTTCTAACGAACATACCGGGTATTCCGGGATTGATATCGAACGAAAGCGGTTCTTTCTGGATCGGAGTTCCATTTTATCGAAACGAATTTTTGGATAAAACGCAGGAATATCCCGAGATTAAGAATCTTTTGGGAGGACTTCCATACTTTTTATTTGCGAGAAATTCGCCGAGGGGATTTGTAATAGCCATGAACGATTTCGGAGATATCACGGCAAACTATCAGGATTTTTCCGGAACTTCGATCAGTGGAATCACTTCGGTTGTAAACCATGCCGGAAACGTTTACTTAGTTTCTTCGACGCAGGGTAAAATCGCAAAGATGAAACCCGTCGTCGAAGAAATTCGTTTTTTCTAA
- a CDS encoding LysM peptidoglycan-binding domain-containing M23 family metallopeptidase, protein MIRSLWYPIGMITVILAVIFFENPIHSRQKSELLRNLDYNNQSIKRLREDVKNNLRISVSNLERSELTSLEFYRYVVKKEDNFFKIMARTGMDIDTLSSVNSLSSPYDIYPGMELMIPNMRGIYDSDEKDNSPSVQKKLSKKYNLAEKFVSYDETKGMWFIPGKGLPKEERSFFYGMAFFRPLGDEGIISSRFGKRKDPFTRKETFHGGLDMAAEEGTAVFASADGEVSFSDKKGGYGNLVVLNHRLGYETLYGHLSSISVKPGEKVRKGQKIGEVGQTGRATGNHLHFEVRRFNQRQRPVFRDHA, encoded by the coding sequence ATGATACGATCTCTCTGGTATCCAATCGGAATGATTACCGTGATCCTCGCGGTTATTTTTTTCGAGAATCCAATCCACTCCCGTCAGAAATCGGAACTTCTTCGAAATCTCGATTATAACAACCAATCCATCAAACGCCTCCGGGAAGACGTAAAGAACAACCTTCGAATTTCAGTCTCCAATTTAGAGAGATCGGAACTGACCTCTCTTGAATTCTATCGATACGTAGTGAAGAAAGAAGACAATTTCTTCAAGATCATGGCAAGAACGGGAATGGACATCGATACCCTTTCTTCCGTAAATAGCCTTTCTTCCCCTTATGATATTTATCCTGGAATGGAACTCATGATTCCGAACATGCGCGGAATTTATGATTCGGACGAAAAAGATAACTCGCCTTCCGTTCAGAAAAAACTTTCCAAAAAATACAATCTCGCTGAGAAGTTTGTGAGCTACGACGAAACCAAAGGAATGTGGTTCATTCCTGGTAAAGGACTTCCGAAAGAAGAAAGGTCTTTTTTCTATGGAATGGCTTTTTTTCGTCCGCTGGGCGACGAAGGCATTATTTCTTCTCGATTCGGCAAAAGAAAAGATCCGTTCACGAGAAAAGAAACCTTTCACGGAGGACTGGATATGGCCGCCGAGGAAGGAACGGCCGTTTTTGCATCCGCAGACGGTGAAGTTTCTTTCTCCGATAAAAAAGGCGGTTACGGCAATTTAGTCGTGTTGAATCATAGGCTCGGCTATGAAACGTTATACGGTCATTTAAGTTCGATTTCAGTGAAACCTGGTGAAAAAGTTCGGAAAGGTCAAAAGATCGGAGAGGTCGGTCAAACGGGAAGAGCCACGGGTAATCATTTACACTTTGAAGTGAGACGATTCAACCAAAGGCAAAGACCGGTTTTTAGGGATCATGCTTAA